CTGATCAACCGCACCACGGTGGCAACCAACACTCCAAGTCTCAGCGTGGACTACGGCCAAGGCATCCAGGAACTGGCACAGCACCTCGTGACCCTGGGTCACCGGCGTCTGGCCTTCCTCTCCGGACCGGAGCACAGCGCATCCAACCGCCAGCGCTTGGTGGGCCTGGAAAAATTCCGGAAAGAGCACCCGGAGACTGAACTCCAAATGCTCCACGGCGGGTCCAACTTCGACTCCGGACATGAATCCACCGAGGCCATCATCGCCAGTGGCGCAACGGGCATCCTGGCCTTCAATGACCTCGTCGCCATGGGTTTGCTCAGCGGCCTCCACGAGCGGGGAGTGCGGGTTCCGGAGGACATCTCGGTAACGGGGTTCGATGACATCCCGTTCGCCAAGTACACCACTCCCCCGCTGACCACGGCCGCCGTTCCCATCAATGAACTTGGGAGCCTGGCCTGGCGGCGGATGCGGGAACAGATCCAGCAAGCCGGAGAATCCACCACGCAAGCCCAGGATGAGTTCTCGCCGCGCATGGAAATCCGCAAGAGCACCGCGGCCCCGGCTCTCAAGCCCGCCTAGAAATGCAACGCGGGGTCACTTATGGCCCATCCGGAAGCCCAGCATGGGCCACAAGTGACCCCGCGTTGCTCTATTCCCCGGCAGGCTGCGAGCCCACTCCGGCTTCCTTGTAGAAACCCTGGATGTGGGCGGCCACAAGGTCTGCTGCCCGGCCGCCGTCGTTCGCGTTGACGGCTGCCAATATCGCGTGGTGTTCCGCCCGAAGCCTGCCCGAGGTGGCCTTCCAGTCAGGCAGGTTTCCGGTGAGTTTCCCGGCGTAGTTTTCAATGGCGCCACGCAATGACGCCATCATGGCACTGACCACGGTGTTCCCGGCAGCCTGTGCCAGTGCCACGTGGAACCGGGCGTCAAGCGCCAGGAACGTCTCAATATCCGGGCTGTTGTCCATTTGCTCGAGCAAGGCCGCAGCCTCGTCGAGCGCGGGGGCACCAACCTTTGCCCGCGCAGCCGCCCAGGATTCGAGCAACACCCTCGTCTCCACGATGTCGGCCACGGGAAGGTGTCGCGTTGCCACGTGGAGGCGGAGCGTCGAGCCCAGTGCCGAGCCGGGCTCGGCGATCACTACCGTTCCCGCGTCCTTGCCCGAACCAACTCCCGCGCGCACCACACCCATTGCTTCAAGGATCCGCACAGCTTCCCGCACGGATGTCCTGGATACCTGCAGCTGCTCGGCCATGGCCCGTTCTCCGGGGAGGCGTCCGCCGAGGGCGAGGTCGCCGTCGGATAGTTGCTTTTCTATCCACTGCAGGACTAGTTCGTGGGTACGCATACGGGAATACTAGTTGATGTGGTCCAACCACATGGCTTAGAGTGTGGTTAGACCACAGTGGTAGGACCACAGAATTTCAAGGGAGAACCGCATGACCGACACCCTCGATCCGAAGATCACAGCCGCTCCGGCCAATGCCGGCAGCGACGAGAACGTCAGCCGGCCGCCGCAGCCGACCCCCGCCGTCGTGCAACCTCCGGCACTGAAGCGACGCATACCCAAAGTGTCCGATCTGGCGCCTCTGATGCAGTTCAAGAAGCCGGAATTCAGCAAGGCCGCCCGTCTCAAGCGCGCCAGCACTATCTGGGAGCTGCGCGAGATCGCCAAGCGTCGCACGCCACAAGCACCCTTCGACTACACAGACGGGGCTGCGGAGGAAGAAATCACACTGCGCCGGGCACGGCAGGCGTTCCAGGACATCGAATTCCGCCCCGGGATCCTTCGTGATGTTTCCAGGATTGACCTTCGCACCGACATTTTGGGAAAGGAATCACGCCTCCCCTTCGGCATCGCGCCCACCGGATTCACCCGCATGATGCAGTCGGAGGGCGAATACGCTGGTTCGCAGGCCGCAGAAGCCGCGGGTATTCCCTACACGCTGTCCACCATGGGCACTGCTTCGATCGAGGACGTTGCTACAGCCGCTCCGAACGGCCGCAACTGGTTCCAGTTGTACCTGTGGACCGACCGCGACCGCTCTCTGGAGTTGATCGAGCGCGCCGCCAAAGCAGGCAACGATACCCTCATGGTGACCGTAGATACCGCTGTAGCGGGGGCTCGCCTGAGGGACGTCCGTAACGGCATGACCATCCCGCCGGCACTGACGCTCAAGACCGTCCTGGATGCGTCCTACCGACCCGCATGGTGGTTCAACTTCCTGACGCACGAGCCTCTGACCTTTGCGTCGCTGTCGCGCTACACCGGCACGGTGGCGGACCTCATCAACTCAATGTTCGATCCCACACTGACCTACGAGGACCTGGACTGGTTGCGTGAAACCTGGAAGGGCAAGCTCGTGGTCAAGGGCATCCAAACCGTTGAGGATGCCCGCAAGGTGGTGGACCACGGCGCTGATGGCATCGTCCTGTCCAACCATGGCGGCCGCCAACTGGACCGCGCACCCATCCCGTTCCACCTGCTTCCCGAGGTTACTTCGGCGCTGAAGGCTGACAACAGCAAGGCTGCCGTCATGCTGGACACCGGCATCATGAGCGGCGCCGACATCGTGGCAGCTCTCGCCTTGGGGGCACACTTTGCCTTGATCGGACGCGCTTACCTCTACGGACTCATGGCCGGCGGACGCGAAGGCGTGGACCGCACCATCCAGATCCTCGAGAAGGACATGACCCGGACCATGGCGCTGCTGGGCGTCAGCAAAGTCTCGGACCTGAACCCGGACCACGTGCGGCTCCTTCAGCACTAGCGCCCGCCCAAGTAAGTAGCAGATGAGGCCGTTATGAACGCTCATAACGGCCTCATCTGCTACCCAGTTGGGCAAGGACGGCGCTAGATCAGGCCTTGAGCCAGCATGGCGTCGGCTACCTTGACGAAGCCGCCGATGTTGGCGCCCACCACGTAGTTACCAGGCGAACCATACTCTTCGGCGGTTGCTGCGCAGCGGTCGTGGATGCCCACCATGATCTCCGTAAGCCGCTGTTCAGTGTGCTCGAACGACCACGAATCACGGCTGGCGTTCTGCTGCATTTCCAGTGCGGACGTAGCAACACCCCCGGCGTTGGCGGCTTTGCCCGGCCCGAACAGAATGCCGGCTTCCTGAAACACTGACACGGCCGACCGTGTGGAGGGCATGTTGGCCCCCTCGGCCACAGCGATCAGGCCGTTGCTGACCAACTTGGCGGCAGCATCGCCGTCGAGCTCGTTCTGGGTGGCGCAAGGCAGCGCGACCGTGCCGTTCACGTCCCACACCGAGCCACCCGCTACGTAATTGGATCCGGGCCGTCGAAGCGCGTATTCCGTCAGCCGGGCGCGCTCCACTTCCTTGATGTGACGCAAAAGCCCGACGTCGATCCCAGCCTCGTCCACGATGTAACCGGACGAGTCGGAACAGGCCACCACAGTTGCACCGAGCGACTGCGCTTTGGCAATCGCATTGATGGCTACATTTCCGGAACCGGACACCACAACACGTTGGCCGTCGAAGGAAGTGCCGCGGGTCTTGAGCATCTCCTGGGCAAAGATCACCGTGCCATAGCCCGTGGCTTCCGGCCGGACCAACGAGCCACCCCAGGAAATCCCTTTGCCGGTGAGGACCCCGGATTCGTAACGGTTGGTGATGCGCTTGTACTGGCCGAAAAGGAAGCCGATCTCGCGTCCACCAACGCCGATGTCGCCAGCAGGGACGTCCGTGTACTCGCCGATGTGGCGGTAGAGCTCAGTCATAAACGACTGGCAGAACCGCATGATCTCGGCATCCGAGCGTCCGCGCGGATCGAAGTCGGAGCCGCCCTTGCCGCCGCCGATCGGCATGCCTGTGAGGGCATTCTTGAAGATCTGCTCAAAGCCTAGAAACTTGACGATGCCCAGATAAACGGAGGGATGGAACCGTAGCCCACCTTTGTAGGGACCGAGCGCGGAGTTGAACTCCACCCGAAAACCGCGGTTTACGTGGACCCGGCCAACGTCGTCGGTCCACGGTACGCGGAAGATGATCTGCCGTTCGGGTTCACAGAGACGCTCCAGCACGGCGCCTTCCAGGAATTCGGGGTGCCGATCGTGAACCGGCCCCAGGCTTTCGAAGACCTCGGTGACAGCCTGGTGGAACTCCTTCTCGCCTGGATTCCGCGCCAACACGGTGTCCCTGACGGCTTCGAGCCTCGAATCCATGCGTCTTCCTATCCCTCAGTGCGCCGACCGGCGGCGAGACGATTCAGTCCCGCTCATGGTTGCACCAATGGATGTAGGATCTCCATCCGATGGGATTGTGACCTTCGGCCCGGAGTTAACACGACTGTAGAAAATCCGCGCAACCGCAAGGAAACCTGACCTTAACGAAACCTCACAAGGTGTCCAAGATCACGTTGGATTGCTTGAATATAGCGCACTAGCGCTTGCGACCGAACTTCGGGAGGTTGGGAAGGTTCGGGAGGTTAGCCAGCAGGTCCGCGGCTTTAGTGGCAGCGCGGCCAACAGTCCGGCCGATCTGCTGCGGGACGGTATCGTCCGATGCGAGTTCCAGCGAGACGGGCATCCCATCTGAGTGGACTTTCACGGCCTTGCTAACGGCGTCTGCACGAGTTTCGATGACATCCGGCACAGTGGGTTCCACAAGCGAAGCAGAAGCCACCGTTTGAGGAGCTGCTTCCACGGAAGGTCCGACGGCGGCAGCAGCCGAGGGTCCGACGTCGAACGTTTCCAGCCACGTGGCTACGCCCGCCAGCGGTTTCGGGTTCAGCGCGTAGTAGCGCTTCTGCCCCTGGGCGCGCATGCTGACGAGGTCAGCCTCACGGAGCACCTTCAGATGCTTGGAGATAGTGGGCTGGCTTGCAGCCAGTTCTTCCACCAATTCGCCTACAGCTTTATCCCCAGAGCGGAGTGAAACCAGGATGTCGCGCCTGGTTGCCTCAGCTATGACGGCAAATACGTCGTCAGTCACCATGCCTCCCACCCTAGCGACATATACGCCAAATGGCATCCCTGTTTCGCGCCGCGACGGCGCCGGATCGTTGACCCTATCAAGAGCCGATGCTAAAACGGACTCACGGTCCGTCCGGGCTCCCAGGCCCCGGCCGCCAAAAGCACGGGGTGCGGGCAATGACTGATTTCCTTCGGCGGCAAATCTTCAACATCATCGCCGGGGTGTTCCTTGCCGTATTCGTCTTCGTGTGGAGTGCGGTGCTCCTCCGGGTCGGCACCTGGGTTCCAACCGGTGGGTTGAGCGCCCCTGAGCTGAACGGAGCGTTGGTTACCGCGGCGGGAGTCCTCGCAACGTCCCTGAGTTCGCTTACGGCATCTGCACTCGGGTTCACTATCTCGGAGGTTAAGCGGGACAACACGAACGCTGGCGAATCCGGTCCCCTCGTCAGCCCGGCGGAGGTTGCCCTGCGTTTATCGGGACGGGTGATATTCGCGATCATGGTTTACATCACCATGGGCTTGCTGGTCCTGGTGCTATGGCTGTTCAAGGGCCAAGCGTCCACGGACCTCATCGGAGCCTTTGCGTTGTCTTTGCTGGGCTGGCTCGTGGGTGCTGCGGGCGTGGTCTTCCAGACGGAGAAGTCCGAGCCATAGCTGGCGAGTCAAGACCAGCTAATCGAACCAGGGATCCAACCCGTACAAAGGGAAGATCTCCTTGCGTGTGGCAATGACCGTGCGGTCCACCTCGTCCGCTGGGTCGTATCCAACTTCCCAAGAGCGCCACCAAACATCCACGTCGTCGCCCATCGACTCCGGAGCCCACACCCCGTAAGTTTCCCTGACATAGTTACGCCATGCTTCTGGCACGGGGGTGCTCAAGGGCACCGGCCGCTGTGTCACCATCCCGATCAGATGGCTCCAGGCACGTGGCACAACACCCGTAACGTCGTAGCCGCCCCCGCCTGTGGCGATCCAGCGGTTATCGCAGTACCTGGCGGCGAGGCTCGCCACGGCGCTGGCCGCCTCACGCTGCCCGTCCACGCTGAGGTTGAGGTGCGTCAATGGATCCAGGCGGTGCGAGTCGCAGCCATGCTGGCTGACAATCACCTCGGGATTGAAGGCGGCAACCAGCTGCGGTACCACCGCATGGAAGGCGCGAAGCCACGCGGCATCTCCGGTGAACGCCGGCAACGCGACGTTGACAACCGTGCCCTGCGCATCAGGGCCACCGGTTTCATTGGCAAAACCCGTTCCCGGAAAGAGGGTAAGACCGGACTCATGCAGGGAAATCGTCATGACGCGGGGGTCATTCCAAAAAATGCTTTGGGTTCCGTCGCCGTGGTGGGCGTCGACGTCGATGCTGACGACGCGCTGCACGCCGCCATCCAGCAGCCGTTGGATGGCAATCGCGACGTCGTTGTAGACGCAAAAACCGCTGGCGCGGTCACGTGCTGCATGGTGCATTCCGCCACTGAAATTCACGGCACGGACGGCGTTGCCGGACAGAATGGATTCCGCAGCGAGCAAAGAGCCACCGGCGAGCCGGGCGCTGGCCTCATGCATACCGGCGAACGCAGGATCATCCTCCGTCCCCAGACCACGCCCTTCCTCCGGCATGCCAGGATTCTCGCTCACCCGGCGGACGGCCTCCACATAGTCGGCGCTGTGCACCGAGCAAAGATCGACGTCGGTGGCCAGCTCCGGCGCCTCCACCGCCACATGGCTGTGGTTGAAAAGACCAAGGGATTCCGCGAGCCTCGCCGTTAACTCCAGGCGCTGCGGGGCCATAGGATGGCTGGGACCAAAGTTGTAAGCAGTCATGGCTGGATCCCACACCACCGTCGTTGGCAGTGCGGATCGCGTAATGCTGGAAGCAGTTGTTCCAAGCCTGGAGTTCATCCAGAACAGGCTACCTGAGGCCGCGCTGCACTACCGCCCGGTTACGCCGCAGGAATAGTGGTTTACTACTCAGGAAAGCATGTTCAACCGAGGAAGAACCCCATGTCTCAAAGCCAGTCGCGCTCCGTGAGCCCGGCCAACTGGCAACCCGGCCAGCAGGAACGTGAAGGTCTATGGATTTTCACGCGTGCGCGCGACTTCATCGACAACATCGCCAACACGTCCCCGGCCCGTTTGGCCTTGGTCGCTTTCGCCTCGGTGATCCTGCTCTTCACAGGCTTGTTGTCTTTGCCATTTTCCTCGGCGTCGGGCGAACCTACTCCTCTTCACCAGGCCATGTTCACGGCAGTTTCCAGTGTCTGTGTTACGGGCCTGACCGTGGTTTCCACCGCCACCCACTGGTCCTTCCTCGGCCAGCTCATTATTTTGGTGGGCATCTTTGTGGGCGGCCTTGGCACCCTGACCCTGGCTTCACTGTTGGCGCTCATGGTCAGCAAGCGGCTTGGTGTCCGCGGCAAGCTCATCGCCCAGGAAGCCATGAACAACGCCGGCAGGCTTGGTGAAGTGGGTACGCTGCTCCGCATCGTCATCGTGACCTCCGTGGTGATCGAAGGCGCGCTTGCCCTTGCGCTGATCCCCCGCTTCATGCTCCTCGGAGAGCCCTTCTGGCAGTCGGTTTGGCACGGGGTCTTCTACTCGATCTCGTCCTTCAACAATGCCGGATTTACGCCGCACTCGGACGGCATCGTCCCCTACGAGACCGACCTCTGGATCCTCGTTCCACTCATGCTGGGCGTGTTCCTCGGCAGCCTCGGCTTCCCCGTAGTGATGGTCCTCCAACAGAACGGCCTGAACTGGAAGAAGTGGAACCTCCACACCAAGATCACCATCCAGGTGTCCTTCATACTGCTGCTCGCCGGCACAGTCCTGTGGGCGCTCATGGAATGGGACAACGTGCGGACCATCGCGCACATGGACCTGGGTGACAAGCTCATCCATTCCCTCTTTGCTTCCGTGAT
This genomic stretch from Micrococcaceae bacterium Sec5.1 harbors:
- a CDS encoding LacI family DNA-binding transcriptional regulator, translating into MARRNTNRRVGIADVAEKAGVSHATVSRVMNGNAAVDPGIAARVRAAAAELKYQPNPVGRSLALGKTDTIGIVVPDLANPTFQAILRGLSIAAAQDGYRVLIADSSEVTSEEAILAGEARRRCDGVVLCAPRMGDAELEELAPTLHPLVLINRTTVATNTPSLSVDYGQGIQELAQHLVTLGHRRLAFLSGPEHSASNRQRLVGLEKFRKEHPETELQMLHGGSNFDSGHESTEAIIASGATGILAFNDLVAMGLLSGLHERGVRVPEDISVTGFDDIPFAKYTTPPLTTAAVPINELGSLAWRRMREQIQQAGESTTQAQDEFSPRMEIRKSTAAPALKPA
- a CDS encoding FCD domain-containing protein, which encodes MRTHELVLQWIEKQLSDGDLALGGRLPGERAMAEQLQVSRTSVREAVRILEAMGVVRAGVGSGKDAGTVVIAEPGSALGSTLRLHVATRHLPVADIVETRVLLESWAAARAKVGAPALDEAAALLEQMDNSPDIETFLALDARFHVALAQAAGNTVVSAMMASLRGAIENYAGKLTGNLPDWKATSGRLRAEHHAILAAVNANDGGRAADLVAAHIQGFYKEAGVGSQPAGE
- a CDS encoding alpha-hydroxy acid oxidase, with the protein product MTDTLDPKITAAPANAGSDENVSRPPQPTPAVVQPPALKRRIPKVSDLAPLMQFKKPEFSKAARLKRASTIWELREIAKRRTPQAPFDYTDGAAEEEITLRRARQAFQDIEFRPGILRDVSRIDLRTDILGKESRLPFGIAPTGFTRMMQSEGEYAGSQAAEAAGIPYTLSTMGTASIEDVATAAPNGRNWFQLYLWTDRDRSLELIERAAKAGNDTLMVTVDTAVAGARLRDVRNGMTIPPALTLKTVLDASYRPAWWFNFLTHEPLTFASLSRYTGTVADLINSMFDPTLTYEDLDWLRETWKGKLVVKGIQTVEDARKVVDHGADGIVLSNHGGRQLDRAPIPFHLLPEVTSALKADNSKAAVMLDTGIMSGADIVAALALGAHFALIGRAYLYGLMAGGREGVDRTIQILEKDMTRTMALLGVSKVSDLNPDHVRLLQH
- the gdhA gene encoding NADP-specific glutamate dehydrogenase, giving the protein MDSRLEAVRDTVLARNPGEKEFHQAVTEVFESLGPVHDRHPEFLEGAVLERLCEPERQIIFRVPWTDDVGRVHVNRGFRVEFNSALGPYKGGLRFHPSVYLGIVKFLGFEQIFKNALTGMPIGGGKGGSDFDPRGRSDAEIMRFCQSFMTELYRHIGEYTDVPAGDIGVGGREIGFLFGQYKRITNRYESGVLTGKGISWGGSLVRPEATGYGTVIFAQEMLKTRGTSFDGQRVVVSGSGNVAINAIAKAQSLGATVVACSDSSGYIVDEAGIDVGLLRHIKEVERARLTEYALRRPGSNYVAGGSVWDVNGTVALPCATQNELDGDAAAKLVSNGLIAVAEGANMPSTRSAVSVFQEAGILFGPGKAANAGGVATSALEMQQNASRDSWSFEHTEQRLTEIMVGIHDRCAATAEEYGSPGNYVVGANIGGFVKVADAMLAQGLI
- a CDS encoding metalloregulator ArsR/SmtB family transcription factor, which codes for MVTDDVFAVIAEATRRDILVSLRSGDKAVGELVEELAASQPTISKHLKVLREADLVSMRAQGQKRYYALNPKPLAGVATWLETFDVGPSAAAAVGPSVEAAPQTVASASLVEPTVPDVIETRADAVSKAVKVHSDGMPVSLELASDDTVPQQIGRTVGRAATKAADLLANLPNLPNLPKFGRKR
- a CDS encoding acetoin utilization protein AcuC → MTAYNFGPSHPMAPQRLELTARLAESLGLFNHSHVAVEAPELATDVDLCSVHSADYVEAVRRVSENPGMPEEGRGLGTEDDPAFAGMHEASARLAGGSLLAAESILSGNAVRAVNFSGGMHHAARDRASGFCVYNDVAIAIQRLLDGGVQRVVSIDVDAHHGDGTQSIFWNDPRVMTISLHESGLTLFPGTGFANETGGPDAQGTVVNVALPAFTGDAAWLRAFHAVVPQLVAAFNPEVIVSQHGCDSHRLDPLTHLNLSVDGQREAASAVASLAARYCDNRWIATGGGGYDVTGVVPRAWSHLIGMVTQRPVPLSTPVPEAWRNYVRETYGVWAPESMGDDVDVWWRSWEVGYDPADEVDRTVIATRKEIFPLYGLDPWFD
- a CDS encoding potassium transporter TrkG, whose amino-acid sequence is MSQSQSRSVSPANWQPGQQEREGLWIFTRARDFIDNIANTSPARLALVAFASVILLFTGLLSLPFSSASGEPTPLHQAMFTAVSSVCVTGLTVVSTATHWSFLGQLIILVGIFVGGLGTLTLASLLALMVSKRLGVRGKLIAQEAMNNAGRLGEVGTLLRIVIVTSVVIEGALALALIPRFMLLGEPFWQSVWHGVFYSISSFNNAGFTPHSDGIVPYETDLWILVPLMLGVFLGSLGFPVVMVLQQNGLNWKKWNLHTKITIQVSFILLLAGTVLWALMEWDNVRTIAHMDLGDKLIHSLFASVMTRSGGFNLVDQNHMESTTMLLTDALMFAGGGSASTAGGIKVTTIAVMFLAIVAEARGDADVKVYGRTIPQGTMRVAISVIVAGATLVSVAAFLLLSISGATLDRVLFETISAFATVGLSTNLSAELPPSGVYVLTVLMFAGRVGTVTLAAGLALRQRSQLYHYPEERPIIG